DNA from Dromaius novaehollandiae isolate bDroNov1 chromosome 12, bDroNov1.hap1, whole genome shotgun sequence:
GGAAGGGGAAAGGCTAGGTGTCACTGCATCAGAGGCAGGGGTGAGACCAGAACCATTCTACCATGGATTTTAGTACTTACCGTTTTCCACAAAATAAACACCATGGTGCATAGTGCCCTAAAGACACTTGGATATCTACCATGTACTCTCAAGAGGAAATTGggcaaaggaagaaatgaaaagccATAGTGAGGGAAGAAGATCTTTTGAAAAACTTAGAAACTGAGGTCATTCTAGGTCGCTAGACTTGCTGGGACAGTTTGAAGAGTGGTAAGATGTTTATGCCTATAGTGAGAGTCAGAGTTATACTGGCCTGATAAACAACCCTGCCCCCCCCACACGTTTTGCACTGAGCAATCTTTTCTGTAGAAGATATCTTCAGGTTCTTTAGCTATCTGCAGCAATAGTAATTTTTACCAAAGGAAAAAGAGTTGCTTGGTCAAATCAGAGTGAGGTTTGTGCTAGAATTTAGCTATATTTTAGGTTAGTCATGAGGAAAATCCATAATGTCATAGCTGCTAGTTTATACCCAGTGGCTAGAGCTGGCCCAGAGTAATGTGCTGTCTTTCTATTTTGTAATTCTACTTAGTAGTTTCAGTGGTGTTTGTTACATTTCAGTACTACTTTTTTGCAGACTTTTGTTAACTGGAAAGAGGCGCGATTGACTTGGAGCTTCTTCAAACAGTCTTTCTTGAAACAGATTTTGACAGAAGGTGAGGCTTAATACATAGGTGTGATGGAGAAGGCCAGAGCAAGGAGGGGATTGCTGAGATTGGAATTATAGCCTGCAGCCTGCCTTTTGCCTGTGTGCAAGGAACTCTTGGGAGGGAAGGTGGTTGGAAGGAGCCCAAAAGCTGGATAAATTGCTGTGGCAACAGCAGCCAACTTTTGGCTTTCTTCCTCAGAAGTGATAAGAAAGCAGGCACCTGCTACGTGTGCCTGCTTCAGTTGATCCAGTATATTGGATGCTTTTGGAACTGATTGGGCATGCTGCATGTATACAGATAAGCTATAATTATGTACAACTGGGTGGGCTTCCATGATGAGGAGACAGGCCATTCGGCTTGCTGTCGTGGGCCACCACTGTGGTTAGCTAATGCTAGCCTGTTCTCTGCTCTgtgtggggaagaaaacaaactttttttaaaatatactgaaaaataaacttgtCCCAAAAACGGAGgataatttttatattctttaacaTTATGTCAAGATAATACTTTAATACTTGATTTGTGAATGTATTTATGAAACTTCTATACagctttctgaaatatattttaaatgacattttgaacttaagcttatttttaattccttacTTCTACTGTCCTTGAGTATATTGTAGTATGAGCTGGTAACATTTTTCCTCACTGAAAAGACAAATCTTTAAAGATGAACAGACGAGTGGAAAATACAGATGCTAACGAATAATATACCAGTTATATAGTCGATTTGGAGGTTGAGAAAGCTGTTGGGAGGCTGGCTTTCAGAGAAGTCACCAGCAGACATGACCAACCTGGCTGATGCTTTTGAGGGTCTTCTGAACTAGCTGCTGTCCTGTTTGACCCTGTCTCTTAATTTCTTACTGTTGgaaatatatgaataaatattattaaatgGATTTAGAGACTACATTCAGTGCTTgctgttaatgtgtgtgtttTGAACTTGCAGGTGAACGATATGTGATGACTTTTTTGAATGTCTTAAATTTTGGAGATCAGGGTAAGTGCAGTGATGATGTGGAATAGTGGTGCAGTTAAGTCCCTGTTTTTGAGTTAACTCTGAAAgtaatttacagaattaaaaaaaaaaaacttgaaaatctgGGAAGATTTCAAAGCCTTTGTGACTTTGAGGTACGTGTCAGAGAATAGCTGATAAATGGATATAGAAGAGAGAATTTAAGGTACTGAGTTCTAATTAAATTCTTCTCTGATTCAGAACTTTCCAGTTGGTATGAGataccatgtttttttttttttaatcttagtaGTAGGGGTCTAGTACTATCTGATGCATTGCATTTGTATTTGCCTTCATTTTTTGcaattgtatttgttttcttgctgttttctgtcatctttttgTATCTGTTTAGCTGTTGTTAAAGTAAGAATGTTAAAATTTTCTAAGAATGCTTTGTATTGTTCATAGCATTGCATCTCAGACTGAGTTGCATTCTGTAAAAAGATTCATTGTGATTACGCAGTACTGTACGGCAGCAGCAATTCAGATGACTGAGTTGGCAGCATCTCAGGTCTTACTGCTTGGGGAACGAAAATAAGCCATAATTGCAGCCCTGCTCTTAGAAGTTTTGTGGCTAGTTCAAACTACTCTTAATTTTTGGCAGCGGTACATTCCCCTGTAAATACTGACGGAGCGTGAATGCTTGCTTGCAGTAACTGCAGCCACTTACCATCCTCCTTCCCTGGAGAATAGTTGCTGCCTCTTACTCAAAGGGTTTTTAAAAGACCAACGAGGGCAGAAATGATTGCACTCTCAAAACCTTGAGAAATGGTGGTTCCAAGTCCAATGATACTGTATTATTTTACTGTGAATGTGTAAAAATTTGTCCTTATACGTAACTACACATGCTACGAGTGATTGTATTGTAGTAATATGCATAGATGTCTTAGTAGATTTGGAGCAGTACTTGGTATCTTACTGAGGGTGGAAGTACCAGTAAAATGTATCATACTGCTCTTCCACCTCGATgaatgaaagtgaaaagaaaggagaacCTTCCATTTAAAGGTGGATACCTTTCTCTTGTCCTGTATTTAGTAAAATCTTTACTTTCCTCTCCCCATTCAGTGAACAGAATCTTATTTTTTCAGGATCTTTTAACTTCCAATACAGTAGGAATTTCAAGTGTATTTTGGTGCTGTTGCTAGATTCACGTCTCAATAGTTGATACTCTTGCTCTAGCTCTGCTATCTGTCTATGAGCAAACCTTGTATTTTCAGGGTGTGGTTGCTGTCATTGGTCAGAATTTTTAGGGAATACCACTGCTAGGTGACACTAAGTTCCACTTGTTTTCTTTGTTCAGTGGAtatgttaaattaaaatacaTGTCATTGTTAAAGATTTAGAATTAAAGtggtttttaaaaaattaaaagttgttgttatcttttctttttgaaggtgTATACGATATCATAAATAACCTTGGTTCACTGGTGGCCAGGTTTGTATTTTTGCCTATTGAAGAGagtttttatgtcttttttgCTAAAGTATTGGAAAGAGGGAAGAATGTAAAGCACCAGAAACAGGTATGTTTCCTTAAGATTAAATGTCAAATGTAGCTTGGTTTTTGTGTCACAGGAGTGTGACTGACAGAAGTGTGTATTTAAATTTTTGAGGATAAAGCCTGttaaagttgaaaataaaaacttgaagtaaaaatgaacaacaaaaatggAGAAGTGAGGCGGAACCAAACAAAATAGGTAAAATTCTAATGAAATGGAAATTAAGGTGTGCAGTGGCATAATACTGCATTATATTCTAATTGACGTTAACATCATCTGCTCTAAATAGTGTGATGTAAACCCTTGTGTACAGTGCATTTTCAGATTACTTAAGGCAATCATATTGTAAAAATAGCATGTTTTCATGATTTAATCTAACAAATGAATGCCATTTGAAAATACTTGACTTATGAGTTTGAGTAACTTGTTTGTATCAAACTGTAATGCTTCCAAAGAAtgcaattttgaaaagaaaagaattggaGTGCATTTTATTTGAGCTTTTGAATTTACGTAGAATAACAATGGTTTATGGTAAGCAATGTAAGAGCAAGGGGCTTGTTCTGTGGAGTATTCATGCATGCTCTAGGTAAGAAATACTTGATCAAGCATGAAGTTCAATCTGGGCTTTTTCCTTTTACTACATTTGGATAACTTTTTCTGGTGATCATAGTACTTGCACGATAGCACATAGTTAAACAAATTCCATATTTTAGGTCATTGGCGGAGTGAGGAAGGCATATGTAATACATTCTATATGCAGTGTTGCATACCTGGCAGAATGACTTACGAGTTTTTACAGGGTATTTAGTGTCAGCTGCTTCTGGTAATGAGGCAGAAGAGCTGACAGGTTACTTGTTCTGGTGTGGCAAATGCTGCAGTCCTGTGCAGCAATAAAAATCTGACTCTCCTGGTAGCTGAGATTGTGGCAAGTGCAgtgcttttctttgcaatttaCTAACTTTTTAACAGAGATGGAGCAATGTGCTGTTTGCCCATCTCCTTAAGCAGACATATTGATGGCTAATATTTGCATAGAGTTTTGAATAAGTAAGCCGTAGAACAGAATAATAGTTACGTACAAATTTTTGGAAGTTAAGACAATGTGTATTGTTAATTTAATACCAAAGGATAATTTTGACATTTCTCTGCAGCATACAAACTGATTTGTTTTCATAAAGCAGCTTTTCTGTGTGAAAATAACTATTATATTGTTTCTGATTCATGTAATTGACTACAATTTTTTCAGGATGATGTTGCTATGGCTGCAAGTGTGTTAGAATTGCTGTTGAAACTTGTCCTTCTGATTGGCCTTACCATCACAGTTTTTGGCTATGCCTATTCTCATCTGGCTCTGGATATTTATGGAGGCTCAATGCTCAGTTCTGGAACAGGTAAAGAGTTACAGAGCTGGCAAAGTAGCAATTATTTCTAAAGGGAAACTGTAGCAGTTATGAATTCTTGGGTGAATCAGCTGTCTGTCTATCTGAGCAAGGTCATCTCAGATGAAAAGGAACTTAAAATACTGAGCTCCAATGAGGAACTGAATTATACTTTATGTTATTACCTGTTCTTGTTTTGGctaaattgttttgtttctttgtccTGTTGCATGCATTTAAACCTGGAATATTTTGACTTTCTCATTGGAGCTTGTGAAGTTTCTTCTGGCATCTGCTGTGGAAGCTGTAATACTGCTTAGCAGCAGTATTAATGTTATCTACAGGTTTGCCTAGAATGAAGAAAATGTCCTGTCATGTCTTGGGATCCAGAGCACTTACTCTTGGTCATGTGGTATAGTAATGATTGCATGGCTGCAGAGTGTCCTCCATTTCCCCTCTGTAAACTCTCTTGTATCTGACTCTTAATAATCTTGTTTTTGTTGGTAGTTACAATTGAAGCTGATTGTTGCAGTGTTACTCTAATAAGATAATGGAGCATCCCTCACAGGACTGCCTTGTGTGGACTATACAGgataaaactgaatttttcagaaagcaggatttttttagGTAGATGTATAAATGTTGCGGAAAAACTGTTACATGTGAACCTTTGTGTGTCTAGCTGCCCTGCATTAGAACCAATGTAGCTTTTTAATGATAACCTACTTTCCTGACCTGTTAGTTGGTGCTCATAGAAATTTGTTTACGTAAGTTCTGTTGAAATCAGTGATTTAACTTGTCTGAGTGCGGAAGTAGTCCCTTCATTTTAGCATCTTTGAGTATGTAATTATCTTGTATTTAAATAGGTTGAAGAACTCTAAATAAGCGTGGTCAGGTATGGGGCTCTACCTTTCTAAAATTTTATGTTGTTGGAAAAGAATGCATTTAAAAGATTGTATGTATTTGACTACTCAATAATGCAAATCTGTGAACTCAACTGTTGAAGTACAGATCATAACCAAAGAATCCATACTTCTATCTAGAAAAGATAAAACTTCTTATACTGCTAAAATATATAATGGAAACAATCTCACTATAGTTTTTTCATATTAAGGGTTAAGATTTACAAATCTGTCCAGACAAGCAGTCAAGCAGTTAGTAGGCCACCTAGGATTTGCAGATGGAAAAGTAGAGGTGAATTACTACTTCTTGAAGTGTAGACATGCAAACTGCAGCCTGGGGTTTTCTCAGGCTCTGTCTTCCCTATGTGTTTCTGTTAGAAAACGCAGTTATCCTACTGTAGCTCCTCTTCACagaagctttttgttttcctgcatggAAATTTGTTCTGTAGCTGAACCCCTCTTACTGGCTTGGTTCCTTCCATCCTGAGGGAAGACCTAGCAGCTCCTCTGTGGGACCAGCTTTGGTGTTGTTTGTCTGGAGACTCTGCCTTTCCTGTTGCAGGAGACTTCTAGTCAggcttgcatttttcatttcacatATATTTTAAGAGAAGGTTACAGGGAAGGTGAAAGCATTGACTGATGTAATACTGTGTTGAAGACAGTCATGTATGACAGAGCTCTCCACCATTAGACAGTGTCCTTGGGATGTTGCTAAGTGGgtattaaaataaattgcaattaCCATATTCATTGTTAAGATCATTTGAGTTACTCTAACTCCATGAgacttttttacttttaaatgttAAGCATTTAGATTTTTCTACTTGTAACGTCAGACTTTAAACTCCAGCAtgttatttgaaaactgacaCTTGATTTGTATGGTGATCTTAAGTAAAATCCTGTGGCTGTATAACCAGACAGAAGTATTGAAAACTGTCTTGTTGTTTTGAACTGTCTTGTCACTAATACATGGAGATACAGTCTGTTACTATAATAATGACTACTCTTGTgtattttgggttttatttttttattttgtctcatTTAGTTCATtgattctttcttcctgtttaaaaagaaaaaaactagacGTGATGCTTGTTCAGATGAGCTTGTTTCAATTATCATCAGTGATAACATTACAACTTTTATCTCTTAGTATCAGTGAATGTAAAAACAATTTGGTTTTGTAGTAGATATAATGGTACATTAATCATTttcatgtttggttttttttgttttgctttttaggtCCAAGCCTCCTCCGATGTTACTCTTTATATGTCCTATTTCTTGCTGTCAATGGAGTAACGGAATGTTTTACATTTGCTTTGATGTGCAAAGAAGAGGTAGACAGGTCAGTAATAGTAGCTACTAGACTATTCCTGTAGTTAATCTTTATATGAGTCGCTTGGAGTTCAGTGTTTAAACAGAGAACTGTTGTTCTACTTGAATGTGTGTTTGGAAGCTAACTTGAGCTTGGTTTTAAAGCAGATTATTGTTGAAAACGGTCATTCAAATCTAGTAACtcttaaattatttcatttatttacatgtgcattttcagaaatactgcataTCAATTGTTCTGAGCTAAACTgtagcttttttcctctctcttttttccccccctccctttttcccCAACTATGTCCTGCATCTGTGCCTAGGTGGAGCAAAGTTGGCTTTTCCTGAAAAGAGAATGAGGTCGATTGTTTCTTAATGCTTAAGATTCCTTTGTGTTCTCTTCATGATGAatgaaattgaaaacaaaataaatcttttagcTCTGTGCCTTATAGGCAAGGACTTAACAGCTGTAAAGATCTACTCAGTCTtgttctactttaaaaaaaaaaaactactgtttTTATTTGTCATAAATACTGTATTGCATTACCTATTTTCTCTTAGTTCTAGCTAATTTTTTTGGTCTTGAAGGTGGTGATGGTGATGTTTCTCAAAGTGCATTACTATTCATTTTATGGAAGGCTTTCAAACTttatgtatttggaaaaaaaattaactggagtacacttttcattatttctttttgacCAGTTTCATTCTTGTAGCATTTTGGTAAATTTAGGAGCATTAGTCCCCCAAATATTAGAAATTTTTTGAAATAGAGTGTCAATGAGAGAACTCATTCTTTCCCTCATAAaaagttttttgttctttttcatctcATCAGACATGGCAAAGAGCAAAAAAGCCAAAtggaagtaatattttaaaacatgtaatCTCTTGTCTGAAGCCTTCATTATATTTGGTGATACTAGATCAGATTTTATAGAGCTGAATTTTCTTGACCTTTGGTCAATGTTAAATTTGGTAATTTAATTGAACTTTCATTAACTGAAACTTCAGAAATGATTTTGATACTATGATtagatttttttgaatgaaagctTGTACTGAAGCAGATTAGCTCAGAGTATATTAGAGAATTTGTCCAGCTTCCTTTTTGGGAATTCCAAATGTCTTTTGGAGATGTCAAATTTTAAACCAATTCCACTGTTGGGAGTTAGGAGGTAAGCATTAGAAGTATGGTGCAGTACAATATTTCAGCCACACTGCTCACTTCTAATTGTATAAGAAAAGTCCATCAAATTTCAGGAAAACAGCACTTGCAGTACAAGTCTAATGAATCTTCCTTTAATTTCCTAGCCTGGATGCTTTGGGCATAACCATAAGATTAATAGGATATTAAAAAGGGGTTAATGTCTGGTTTCCCAAAGAAAATCTGGTTCGCCCTGCCCCCTGTAATGCTATTATCAGacttttttcagttctgtagCAGCTGTCTGTTACAAGacccttttaaaattaatttaaatgagctgttttccacaggcaaagaaatactttttttagaTTGACAAGGTCTACTTTCATTACCCTTTTAAAGTGTGAACTTGTCTTTAAAGCCACTGTTCAGAGCAGAAGCTGAATAAGGTTTCACCTTATTTTTGagcattgtttttctttaatagctACCTAATATAACCTagcaaaaaaatcttcaaattttTACAACCGTTGCAAACCATTGTTACTAAATTTGACTTTCAGGTGTGATTACAGAGTTAACTAATGAAATAGTATTTCCATCATGTAATAGTAGTGCTTGGTTTTTGTTTGTAGGATTTTCCACTCTTCCAATGAAATTTTTTATTAGCATCTCTGTTCTCAGATTTGTCTCTACTTCCATTAGAAAAGGATAAGATAATTTGTCCATTCCTCTTTTTAGGAAATAAATTGCGGTATTTGTTTTCAGATATACATTTAGTAAATAAGTACTATGATGGGGTATGTTATttaaattgtttcttcttttccctaGGTACAATTTTGTCATGCTGGCCTTGTCATTCACATTCCTGTGCATCTCTTACTTCTTGACCCGTTGGCATGGCAGTGTAGGCTTTATCCTTGCCAACTGCTTTAATATGGGTATTCGAATAGCTCACAGCATCCACTATATCTATGATTTCTTCAAAGAAAGCACTTACAGGCCTTTGTCAGGCTTGCTGCCCTCACCGCTTCTGGTACTTGTTTATGTCGCAAGTGGAGCAATTACTGTTTTCTCAGAGGTAAGTATCTTTCTCAGGTTTGCTTTCACTGTAAAAGCTAGTGTCAGATGACGTGTGTTTCCACAAGCAGTGAAATTCAATTACCAAAAAAAGCTCATGATCATGGACTGGGAGACTTTCATTACAGGCTTGCAAGGCTGCTTATATCTATTAAGAGATTACATATCATGTAGAAATATACATGTGATGACGTTCAGTATATCACATGTACTCATTTAATTACCTCTGCCACTAGAGAAGGTGTATCTGACGAGAAATAAAATTTAGTGTATTTGTACTGTCTGTAGATGAATTAAGCTCCTCagttttttaataatatttgaaATCTTGCAGTAGAACAAAGgaactgccattaaaaaaaaaaaaaggcagtggggAAGGCGGGGATGaccaagacagaaaacaaaattgccCTAAAATTGTTTATCGCATCTATTCAGGCTACCTGATCTTATCCAGACAGACGGATTATTACAAAGATGGTAGCATTTCAGTGTATAAGAACTTGACAGATTTAAATCCATTACGCCTTAGAAAGGAGAGCTGTATATCTTGGAATGGAAGATTTCCATTGAGTTTCCATGAGAGTTTTCCTAATGTATCAATGTATTCCTAAATGGCAGATAATAATTTCCATGTTTATTAGGTATATACCGAATgcttattttttgctgtttgacAGAAATTCTTTTTATAGCAAAACAAGTGTTTTGACTACCAAAGATAACTTTTACTGTAGGATCAGTGCATTTGGCAGATCTTTGTACATCTGCTTACAATGCTTGCCTTGATAATGTCGGTAGCATGGTCAGGAGAGGCGTTGGACCTTTTGTTATTGAGATGGTATATCCACCTTGTGCTAACTCGTTTCCCTACAATTGCTTGTTTCCTTCGTAGGTATTCTTCTGCTGCGATAAGGGTTGGATGGCAAGGCTGATTCACATCAGTGTGGGAGCTCTGTGCTTTGCAGCAACCATCGTTACCATGTTCTGCACAGAGACCAAGCTCATCCACTTTGTCAGAAGCCACTTCTTCTCACGGTACAAGAAAGGAACCTAAAATGCTCATGTGCAGAACAGTTCTTGTACATGCTTGCAGTGAAGGGCTATATTTTTCCACATAAGTGCAGAGAAATGTTTCCACATGAATTTCTTAAAACCATCAGTACTGGAACTGAAATGGAGATTGTTGTCAACTGAGTACTGTTTCCTCTTCTAAACCAATCAGTACGGTGAAAGAGCGCTGAGTAATTTTGTTGTGCATCATTCTCTTCTAAGCTCTTCTTCAGGAAGCCTCAGTGTGCTTTTTGATGATGAATGAACAGCCAGGATGTATCTTTCTGATGTAACCTAGTTGACAGACTTCACGTGGGGAACTCCCATTCTTACCAGTCTGGCGCACGTGGATGAAGGCATTGCATGCCTTACATCTTTTAATTAAGATGTAATTAAGAATGCCCTTTCAAAGTTGGGCTAACTGGTTGGAGAAGAAACTGTGTGACATGAAAAATGCTGAAGAGCATAGCACTAGAGCAAGGACCAATAACACTGTAACTGCTGTTGAACTAGAACATAGTTGAGTGCAGAGAAATTGAATTATCAGTGTCTTGAAGTGTAAAGCAGTGAACAGAAAGCTTCTGACATCTACAAGTAAGTTAACAGAACACACTATGTCCATGCTAACTGTGCAAGATTATTTATTTCATTCCGCATATCCCTCTTTTATGAGGGCATTGGTTGTCAAAAATACCGTGCAGCCTCaactaaataataaatataatggGGTTTGGAGCTGAATTTTACAAAAGGCACTGGTAAGTACGATGACACCGAAGCTGAAGTTCTAGAAGGCTTCTTTCTTCTACtccattgttttttattttttatctgagATTTTAAATGCCAGCATGAACAAATTCTTGTCTCAAAGTGACTTCTTGTCTGCCAAATCAAATAATTCGTTTAATGAGATTTCTTTCTGGCATTTGTGCATATGCATACTGAGACTTTTGTTAGTaaacagaaaatgcttctttttttttttttttttttttttaactagatttttttcttgtcttgtgCTTTTACTTGTTTAGTCTTAACCTTTGTATTTTTTTGATTGCTGAAAAATTTGGACATACAAAAGCTATAAAGCAAGATACTGGGCTGCTGCTCTATGTTTTACTAAGAGGTATATCCTAATGCTTATCTAAGATCTGAATTTGGCAGTTTTGGACTGTACAAATGGCAGGTTTTAATAATCAGTGTTCCATTTGCAATGTTTGGATGGGCCAAAAATGTCAAGAGATGGAAAATGTGTGCTCAAACACGTGCAGTCTAAAGATTTTAGTTTAATTACATAGCTGGCCAAGAGCTATGGAGTTGCTTAAAGAATACTTGCTGTAATGGCCTTGTGGAATTCACCTTACTAACCATTGCTCACAGAGAGAAATGCTTTCTGGTATCACTGTATTCAGTTTGGCACTgttagaaatataaatattttctagatTCTAGTACTTAAAGGATATTGCCAGAg
Protein-coding regions in this window:
- the RFT1 gene encoding protein RFT1 homolog; the encoded protein is MASQDVLGQTTRLASSSAALQVLSRGVTFALNAFTLRHLSRELIGVVSVRLTLLYSTVLFLAREAFRRACLSGGTKRNWTKTINLLWLTVPLGVFWSVFLGTVWLQLLEVPDPAVVPHYQAGVVAFGLSAVIELLGEPFWVLAQAHLFVRLKVIAESFSILSKCVLTVILVIFYPQWGLYIFCLAQLLYTSILVMCYVIYFMTFLGSPEATKKSFPVARMKALLPNLVEDETFVNWKEARLTWSFFKQSFLKQILTEGERYVMTFLNVLNFGDQGVYDIINNLGSLVARFVFLPIEESFYVFFAKVLERGKNVKHQKQDDVAMAASVLELLLKLVLLIGLTITVFGYAYSHLALDIYGGSMLSSGTGPSLLRCYSLYVLFLAVNGVTECFTFALMCKEEVDRYNFVMLALSFTFLCISYFLTRWHGSVGFILANCFNMGIRIAHSIHYIYDFFKESTYRPLSGLLPSPLLVLVYVASGAITVFSEVFFCCDKGWMARLIHISVGALCFAATIVTMFCTETKLIHFVRSHFFSRYKKGT